From Ailuropoda melanoleuca isolate Jingjing chromosome 8, ASM200744v2, whole genome shotgun sequence, a single genomic window includes:
- the LOC100467558 gene encoding NADH dehydrogenase [ubiquinone] 1 subunit C2 codes for MMSGRPGRVPLQFLPDEARSLPPPKLTDPRLAYMGFLGYCSGLLDNAIRRRPVVSAGLHRQLLYVTSFVFIGYYLLKRQDYMYAVKDHDMFAYIKSHPEDFPEKDKKTYGEFLEEFHPVR; via the exons ATGATGAGCGGACGGCCGGGCCGAGTGCCCTTACAGTTCCTGCCGGATGAGGCCCGGAGCCTTCCCCCGCCCAAGCTGACCGACCCGCGGCTCGCCTACATGGGCTTCTTGGGCTACTGTTCCGGCCTGCTTGATAACGCGATCCGGCGGAGGCCGGTGGTGTCTGCGG GTTTACATCGCCAGCTCCTATATGTTACTTCCTTTGTCTTTATTggatattatcttttaaaacGTCAAGACTATATGTATGCTGTGAAGGACCATGATATGTTTGCTTACATAAAATCACATCCAGAGGATTTTCCTGAAAAAG ataagaaaacttaTGGTGAATTTCTTGAAGAATTCCATCCAGTGCGTTGA
- the THRSP gene encoding thyroid hormone-inducible hepatic protein, translated as MQGQTKHYPKNCLLTVMDRYSAVVRNMEQVVMIPSLLRDVQLNGQGQQAQDGAPDLYNYFTMLKAIRVDVDHGLLPREEWWSKVAGGRAHEAEQEAGETEEVEDKRVLGQLDLEAQFHLHFSSLHHILTHLTLKAEEVTRKYQEIMGQAM; from the coding sequence ATGCAGGGGCAAACCAAGCACTACCCCAAGAACTGCCTGCTGACCGTCATGGACCGCTACTCGGCCGTGGTGCGCAATATGGAGCAGGTGGTAATGATCCCCAGCCTCCTGCGGGACGTGCAGCTGAATGGGCAGGGGCAGCAGGCTCAGGATGGGGCCCCCGACCTCTACAACTACTTCACCATGCTCAAGGCCATCCGCGTGGATGTGGACCATGGGCTGCTGCCCCGCGAGGAGTGGTGGTCCAaggtggcaggtggcagagcccatgaggctgagcaggaagctggagagacagaggaggtCGAGGACAAGAGGGTCTTGGGGCAGCTGGACCTAGAAGCTCAGTTCCACCTGCACTTTTCCAGCCTTCATCACATCCTCACCCACCTTACCCTGAAAGCTGAGGAGGTGACGAGGAAATACCAGGAGATAATGGGACAGGCCATGTAG